Proteins from a single region of Drosophila biarmipes strain raj3 chromosome 3R, RU_DBia_V1.1, whole genome shotgun sequence:
- the LOC108024790 gene encoding probable oligoribonuclease translates to MLMLPQLQRLGLFVSRRILGTKSFISSNSTARMSSTPDVPGLDTDIVWMDLEMTGLDIEKDKILEVSCIITDKDLNVRSEGPCFAINHPQEVYDTMNEWCMKHHYESGLIDRCKGSDVKPEQASGLVLSFLERNIPKRACPLGGNSVYMDRLFIQKFMPQVDEYLHYRIVDVSTIKELAKRWCPEVANSAPKKVFAHRSRDDILESINELKYYKANFFK, encoded by the coding sequence ATGCTTATGCTTCCTCAACTGCAACGTTTGGGATTGTTTGTGAGCCGAAGGATCCTGGGAACTAAGAGCTTCATCAGCTCCAATTCAACTGCCAGAATGAGCAGCACTCCAGACGTTCCTGGCTTGGACACGGACATCGTGTGGATGGACCTGGAAATGACCGGGCTGGACATCGAAAAGGACAAGATCCTGGAGGTATCCTGCATCATAACGGACAAGGACCTAAACGTAAGGTCCGAGGGCCCCTGCTTCGCCATCAACCATCCGCAGGAGGTGTACGACACGATGAACGAGTGGTGCATGAAGCACCACTACGAATCTGGGCTAATAGATCGGTGCAAGGGCTCGGATGTAAAGCCCGAGCAGGCCTCCGGTCTTGTGCTCTCCTTTCTCGAGAGGAACATACCAAAGCGCGCCTGTCCCCTCGGCGGAAACTCCGTCTACATGGACCGACTGTTCATCCAGAAATTCATGCCTCAGGTGGACGAATACCTGCATTATCGCATCGTGGATGTGTCCACCATCAAGGAACTGGCTAAGCGGTGGTGTCCTGAGGTGGCCAATTCCGCTCCCAAGAAAGTCTTCGCCCATCGCAGCCGGGACGACATCCTGGAGAGCATAAATGAGCTCAAGTACTACAAAGCGAACTTCTTCAAGTAA
- the LOC108024789 gene encoding lipid storage droplets surface-binding protein 1 isoform X1, translating into MGAARSEACQFQLNRRQQQFPHRLRINPLEKSQIPMATATSGSGLHLEAIDRIGSIPLVESSVKRVETIYDKVKNNNRLFSWYFETAEATISAAYETIQPAVKLFEPSIQRLDNVMCKSLDILEQRIPLVYLPPEMMYWNTKEYMSDHLVRPVLKRADSVKLIGNAVLESPLTTYAADRIDGAFTAGDKFVDKYLVPIQTDQDQTDVQKLLSTLDGHIAPIRLQLTRMLGQKSPQEDDNDTVPDERERGAIKAIHHGQRFSRKLKRRLTQRTIAEARALKKQSKEAIHVLIYAAELIATDPKQAVQKAKELWVYLSADEPENQARPATLEQLIVLLTRESARRVVHLVNFSAHVAANIPRNLAHTTTEVAHQIVYINHRIISISRLDKVKTISKEEAESLFKRMLAFYGNLQGLTNAYLERVASFLSGRMEAEKVTGSDSANSNHRSSRRRQEPNHYSAAHNNINGVY; encoded by the exons ATGGGAGCAGCTCGATCGGAGGCCTGCCAGTTTCAATTGAACCGGCGACAGCAACAGTTCCCTCATCGACTTCGTATCAATCCCCTTGAGAAATCCCAAATACCAATGG CAACTGCAACCAGCGGCAGTGGACTCCATCTGGAGGCCATCGATCGCATTGGCTCCATTCCCCTGGTGGAATCTAGTGTGAAGCGCGTGGAGACCATCTACGACAAGgtcaagaacaacaacaggcTCTTCTCCTGGTACTTTGAGACGGCCGAGGCCACCATCTCGGCCGCCTACGAGACCATTCAGCCGGCGGTGAAGCTCTTTGAGCCCTCCATTCAGCGCCTGGACAATGTGATGTGCAAGAGCCTGGACATCCTGGAGCAGCGCATCCCCCTGGTCTATCTGCCGCCCGAAATG ATGTACTGGAACACCAAGGAGTACATGTCGGATCACCTGGTGCGTCCGGTCCTGAAGCGAGCCGACTCCGTCAAGCTGATTGGAAACGCGGTTCTGGAGAGCCCACTGACCACCTACGCCGCCGACCGCATTGATGGAGCCTTCACGGCCGGCGACAAGTTCGTGGACAAGTACCTGGTGCCCATCCAAACGGATCAGGATCAGACCGATG TTCAAAAATTGCTTTCGACCCTGGATGGTCATATTGCGCCGATTCGACTGCAATTAACACGAATGCTTGGCCAAAAAA GCCCGCAGGAGGATGATAACGACACGGTGCCGGACGAGCGGGAGCGGGGCGCCATCAAGGCGATCCATCACGGTCAACGCTTCTCCCGCAAGCTCAAGCGCCGCCTCACCCAAAGAACCATCGCAGAGGCGCGCGCCCTCAAGAAACAGAGCAAGGAGGCTATCCACGTGCTCATCTATGCCGCGGAGCTG ATTGCCACCGACCCCAAGCAGGCCGTTCAAAAGGCCAAGGAACTTTGGGTCTACCTCAGTGCAGATGAGCCCGAGAATCAGGCCAGGCCCGCCACGCTGGAGCAGTTGATAGTGCTCCTGACCCGCGAGTCGGCCAGGCGAGTGGTGCACCTGGTGAACTTCAGCGCCCATGTGGCAGCCAACATACCCAG AAACCTGGCACACACGACCACAGAGGTGGCCCACCAAATCGTATACATCAACCACCGCATTATCTCAATCTCCCGACTGGACAAGGTGAAGACCATATCCAAGGAGGAAGCTGAATCTCTCTTCAAGCGAATGCTGGCGTTCTACGGCAACCTGCAGGGTCTGACCAATGCCTACCTG GAACGCGTGGCCAGCTTTCTATCCGGACGCATGGAGGCGGAGAAGGTGACGGGCAGCGACAGCGCCAACTCCAACCACAGGTCCTCGCGGAGGAGGCAGGAGCCGAACCATTATTCAGCCGCCCACAATAACATCAACGGCGTCTACTAG
- the LOC108024789 gene encoding lipid storage droplets surface-binding protein 1 isoform X2, whose protein sequence is MGAARSEACQFQLNRRQQQFPHRLRINPLEKSQIPMATATSGSGLHLEAIDRIGSIPLVESSVKRVETIYDKVKNNNRLFSWYFETAEATISAAYETIQPAVKLFEPSIQRLDNVMCKSLDILEQRIPLVYLPPEMMYWNTKEYMSDHLVRPVLKRADSVKLIGNAVLESPLTTYAADRIDGAFTAGDKFVDKYLVPIQTDQDQTDGPQEDDNDTVPDERERGAIKAIHHGQRFSRKLKRRLTQRTIAEARALKKQSKEAIHVLIYAAELIATDPKQAVQKAKELWVYLSADEPENQARPATLEQLIVLLTRESARRVVHLVNFSAHVAANIPRNLAHTTTEVAHQIVYINHRIISISRLDKVKTISKEEAESLFKRMLAFYGNLQGLTNAYLERVASFLSGRMEAEKVTGSDSANSNHRSSRRRQEPNHYSAAHNNINGVY, encoded by the exons ATGGGAGCAGCTCGATCGGAGGCCTGCCAGTTTCAATTGAACCGGCGACAGCAACAGTTCCCTCATCGACTTCGTATCAATCCCCTTGAGAAATCCCAAATACCAATGG CAACTGCAACCAGCGGCAGTGGACTCCATCTGGAGGCCATCGATCGCATTGGCTCCATTCCCCTGGTGGAATCTAGTGTGAAGCGCGTGGAGACCATCTACGACAAGgtcaagaacaacaacaggcTCTTCTCCTGGTACTTTGAGACGGCCGAGGCCACCATCTCGGCCGCCTACGAGACCATTCAGCCGGCGGTGAAGCTCTTTGAGCCCTCCATTCAGCGCCTGGACAATGTGATGTGCAAGAGCCTGGACATCCTGGAGCAGCGCATCCCCCTGGTCTATCTGCCGCCCGAAATG ATGTACTGGAACACCAAGGAGTACATGTCGGATCACCTGGTGCGTCCGGTCCTGAAGCGAGCCGACTCCGTCAAGCTGATTGGAAACGCGGTTCTGGAGAGCCCACTGACCACCTACGCCGCCGACCGCATTGATGGAGCCTTCACGGCCGGCGACAAGTTCGTGGACAAGTACCTGGTGCCCATCCAAACGGATCAGGATCAGACCGATG GCCCGCAGGAGGATGATAACGACACGGTGCCGGACGAGCGGGAGCGGGGCGCCATCAAGGCGATCCATCACGGTCAACGCTTCTCCCGCAAGCTCAAGCGCCGCCTCACCCAAAGAACCATCGCAGAGGCGCGCGCCCTCAAGAAACAGAGCAAGGAGGCTATCCACGTGCTCATCTATGCCGCGGAGCTG ATTGCCACCGACCCCAAGCAGGCCGTTCAAAAGGCCAAGGAACTTTGGGTCTACCTCAGTGCAGATGAGCCCGAGAATCAGGCCAGGCCCGCCACGCTGGAGCAGTTGATAGTGCTCCTGACCCGCGAGTCGGCCAGGCGAGTGGTGCACCTGGTGAACTTCAGCGCCCATGTGGCAGCCAACATACCCAG AAACCTGGCACACACGACCACAGAGGTGGCCCACCAAATCGTATACATCAACCACCGCATTATCTCAATCTCCCGACTGGACAAGGTGAAGACCATATCCAAGGAGGAAGCTGAATCTCTCTTCAAGCGAATGCTGGCGTTCTACGGCAACCTGCAGGGTCTGACCAATGCCTACCTG GAACGCGTGGCCAGCTTTCTATCCGGACGCATGGAGGCGGAGAAGGTGACGGGCAGCGACAGCGCCAACTCCAACCACAGGTCCTCGCGGAGGAGGCAGGAGCCGAACCATTATTCAGCCGCCCACAATAACATCAACGGCGTCTACTAG